Within Chlamydia pneumoniae TW-183, the genomic segment CATGCATTAATTGACTCATTTGCATAGAGGAAGAAAGAGCATTTCCTGCAAATGATGCAACACGCGCTCCCTGAGTTTTCACTACGTTCATACCTCTGGAGACTTTTTCAGACCAGTTAGGTTTATTTAAGACTTCGCCAAAGAGTCCTCCTGAAGCTTTCGAAGCTCCATCAGAGGCCATTTTTGAAGCTGCTGCGGCCATATCATCGGTTAGGTTCGCTGCAGCTTTGGTGGCTGCTGATCCCGCAGAACTCGCTGCTGTTGTTGCCGCCTTGGCAGTCGAAGCCATAGTCTGTTGAACAGAAGAACTTGCAGAAGTTAAAGCTTTGGAAGCAGCACCTCCAGCAGCTGAGGCACCTGTTTCTTTGGCAAAGGAAGCAGATTTTAAAGCCGAGGTAGCTCCTTTTGCAGCAGAGAAAATACCCGCTCCTACAGAAACTGTAAATCCTACAATGTTTACAATACCACTAATCAAGGACTGTTTTGCCTGTGCTTCTGTAGCTGATGCTTGATGGTTCGCTTGCCTTTTAATAGCTTCTCCAATAGCAGGAGCGGATTCGACTTGTGACCGGATCGCTTGGTTTTGTGATTGGAATGAAGCTTTCCAAGACTCTCCGGCAGCATTGGCCATCAAGGTCATAACTAAACCGAGGAGTGCTAACGTACCCATGCCTTTTTTAAGTACAATACCATTGATGGTCTGTGCCTCAGGAGTAGGAAGGCTGGGTGAGTCATAATTATTTTGTCTTAATCCCTTAGGACCTTGTACGGCTTGTGCCGTTGCAGTTTCACTTGCGCTTGCTACCGAAGTTGAGGATTTAGATTTCCCAGATTTTTCGCTTTTTTCTCCCTTACTACTTTTAGTAGTTGAAGATGTAGCTTCTTTTTTTCCTGTACTTTGCGCTGAAGCGTCTTGAATGAGATCCTCAAAGCCTCCAGCAGCGACTTCTGCTTGAGCCCCTTGCTTTGTTACATTCTTAGTATCGTGACCGCTCTGAGCATTTCCTGCTTTTTGAGAGGATTGTGCCAATTGCGCAGCCAATGTGGGATCCTGACTTGAACTTCCACTAACTCCTGATGTCATAGCAATACATGCTCCTTTAAAAATTATTGGTTTTATGCTGCGCCAGCGATGGCTCCGCTGATTGCGGCATACGCTTTAAGGATTTGAGCGCCCAGCTTGGTAGCTTTTTGAGTCATTTCATTAGACTCGCCTGTTTGTTTTGAGGCAATTTTACTTGCCTGTTGCCAAAATTGAGTGAACATAGAAATCATATCAGCCGCAGCCTGCAGTTTTCCGACTTCTTTCTGAAATTGAGCGACGTTTTGTTGCATCTCCGAGAGCTGCATTTGCATAATCCCTTTACCGAGAGCAGGCGCCGCAACTACAACCCCAACCCCAACCGTGACCCATTTACTGGTAAGAGACGAGATGACTTTCGAGAGCTTGGGGAAGTTCTTCGCAATCATTTGAGTTCCCTTAGCGAAAACCTTAGAGATTCCTTTAGAAATGGCTTTGGCAATCGCTTTGACTAAAGTTTTGATAAATGCTTTTATTCCAGATTTGACAGCCGCTTTTATAGCCGCGGTGATCGCTTGTCTGACAGCTGTGATAACAGCTTGTTTCACCGCTTGGACAACAGCTTGAACTGTAATTTGTGTTGCTACCGTGGTTGCGGCAGCAGCTCCTGCTGCACCTCCAGCTGCCGCTGCACCTACAGCAGCTCCCGCAGCGAGTCCAGCGAGTCCAGCTCCGCATGTAAAAATAGCAGCAACAATAGAAATAACTGTAATGGCAACAGAAACCGCGATCATCACAGTATTGACAGTATCCATTGTTCCTTCGAGATCTTTAGACTTCTGTTCGGCAGCCTTCATCTCTTGGTATTCTTCTCGTTCTTTATCGATTTTTATCGCTTGCTTTTCTAGACCTAGTTTATTTGTTTGGTCTGCTTGTGCTTGTGTACTTGCATAGTTAGATAAGGCAGATTTTGTGGCTTCTCCCAATGTCTGAATTGCTTTAGCAAGCGCGAGTCCGATTTCGATAACCTCTGATCTTGGTGTCACCCCGGGCTTGGGGAGCTCAGGTGTTTCCAATTTTGCGGAACCCGAACTTTTCCCTGAGAGGGCAGCAACAACAACCGCTTCGACTTCTTTCATTTGCGCGGCACTGAGGCTTTGAAGTGACTCTAAGGTAGACTCCATACTTTTGCTCGCCTCTTCAATAGAGGTCTGCATAGCAATTTTTGTTGCAGTATTTGATGCTGTAGTAGCAGCCGCTCCTGATACTCCAGTATCAGCACCTGCCTTTTGACTTTCTGAGGATTCTTTCCCAGCAGCAACTCCCTGTTGTGGAGCTGTTTCTGTTTTTGTAGTCGAGGAAGTTTTGTCTTTTCCAGAAGCACCAGCAATAGTGGCATCGCTTTCCATCTCAGTGTTTTTACCCTGACGTGTTTGCTGTATTTGCTTCGTTTCGTTGCCAGACAGCTTATCTTGTTGGGGCACGCCCTGGGGTGTCGATGTCAGAACTTGAGACATGATATTTTTTTGATTGTCAGGTCCTGAAGAAGATGAAATAGACATGTTTGTATCCTAAGGGGTTTGATTCTGCAAAGGGCTTTACTCAGCGCCTTTAACCATTTGTTTATTAACTACAGTGGTTAGGTTTTTTAATCCGTGTACTACTGAAGATAACTCCTTTGCGAAGTTGGCATCTTCTTGGGCAGAAGGGAATAATCCTTGAGTTAACTCTTCGAGATGTAAAGATTCTAGAGTTCCAGAAAGAGCCGCGATGATGCTATTAATCTGATTCTTGTCAGTAAGACTGGCAAATGTCTGAGCTAAGGGAAGCTCTTTATATAGATCAGATACCGCAAGTTCTAACTGCTGGATAGCAGCTTCTTGAGATTCTTCTGGTACGCGCTTTACAGGAGCTGCCTTAGACTGAACTGCCTTTTTTGTTTTCTTGGGCTTTTTATTCATGATTTCTCCTTAGAATCTTACTAACGTTTCTTTCCGCTTTTCTTATTTGTAGTTGTTTTGCTTTTTCCCGCAGGTTTTTTTGTCGGTGCTTTCTTAGTTTCTCCAGCCATCTGCTTCTCAATAGACTGTTTCATAATTTGGCAACGTTCTTTTAAGATTTTGAATTCTGGGTTATTCCCACAGATATCCATGGTGACGTCTAAGAAATTGTTAGATTCTTCGGGTTGCTGTAGCTTCAATAAGCTATCAGCAATGTAGTAAGGAGGAATTGGGTTGTCAGGTTGAGCATCGAAAGCAAGGAAAAATCCAAAAGCCGCTTCATTATATAAATGCAATTGGTGGTAGCAGGAGCTTAACCCTAACATATACTTGTAGTTCTGAGGTTGTGCTGCTGCCAATAACTGGAAGAGTCCTACAGCTTCGTTGTACTTCCCTTGAGAATAGAATGTATAAGCTACAGTATAGATCTCCTCTAAGAGATAGTCCGAGAGACCTAGAATCTGTTGTAGGTCTAGTCCATTGCTAAGACCTTCGAAGATATTGCCTAAAGCTTTTTTAATTTCTTCTTCCGTAGGTACGGGATGGACTTGTTCTAAGTCATCAGCCTTTGCTTTCTTTTGAGCAGCCAGCTCTGCTAGACGGCTTCGCGTTTTTTTATTGAAAGAGGCTGAAGGTTTTTGAGGTTGATTGGCATTACGAGGAGAGGGCTTGCTCATCGATCTAATTCCTAAAATAAAATTATTTTGTATTTATGAATCAATTTTAAAATTAATCTTTTTCTAAAAACAAGCCTATTGATAATAATATTTTTATTATTTTAATTAATCTTTTTCTAACCCGTTCATTTTTAAGGAAAAATGGAAATTAGACGGAAGCTTTCTTGACATTAGCTTTAGGGTATTTTAATTTGCTGGCTCGGAAATTTAACGAAGGCACCTATGTCTACAAGAAGGCCTATTCAGTTACTTGATCCCCTGACCATCAATCAAATTGCTGCTGGTGAGGTCATTGAAAACTCCGTTTCTGTTGTTAAAGAACTGATTGAGAATTCCTTAGATGCTGGCGCCGATGAAATAGAAATCGAAACTTTAGGAGGGGGACAAGGCGCAATCATTATCAGAGATAATGGTTGTGGCTTCAGAGCCGAAGACATCCCCATTGCCCTCCAACGTCACGCCACTTCAAAAATAAGAGAATTCTCTGATATTTTTTCTTTAAATAGCTTTGGCTTTCGAGGCGAGGCTCTACCCTCCATTGCCTCGATTTCTAAAATGGAAATACAATCTTCCATTGAGGGGGACGAGGGTGTACGTACCGTAATTCATGGGGGAGACATCGTTTCTTGTGAGCCCTGTGCTCGGCAACTAGGAACCACAGTGATTGTGAACTCCCTGTTTTATAATGTTCCTGTGCGTCGTGGATTCCAAAAGAGCATGCAATCGGATCGCTTAGGGATTCGCAAGCTGATAGAAAATCGGATTTTATCCACAGCAAACATAGGGTGGTCCTGGATTAGCGAGGGACATCATGAAATTCAGATTGCTAAGCAGCAAGGATTTCAAGAAAGAGTCGCCTATGTGATGGGAGACCACTTCATGCAGGATGCCCTCACCATAGATAAAGAGGCAAATGGTGTCCGTATTGTAGGGGTGTTAGGGTCTCCCAGCTTCCACCGTCCCACACGTCAAGGACAGAAAATCTTTATTAACGATCGCCCTATAGAGTCTTTATTTATTTCTAAGAAGGTTGGGGACGCCTATGCCTTGCTTCTGCCTCTACACAGGTATCCTGTTTTTGTGCTGAAGCTCTATCTTCCTTCGTCATGGTGTGATTTTAATGTCCACCCACAAAAAATAGAGGCTCGAATTCTTAAGGAAGAACTTGTTGGAGATTGTATCAAAGAAGCTATCGTAGAGACTCTAGCATGTCCTCCTGGCATCTTATGTCGTACGCATCAAGAAATAGAAGAATCTGATTCGGTGCCCTTACCCATGTTTCGTATGTTGGAAACAAGCGATGTGCAAGAAGAAGAGAGTGTAGAGTTTGATCAAAATCTTTTTGCATATAGTTCAGAAGATGTTTCCTTAGAGAAACAAGAATATACATCTAGAGGACCTAAGTCCCAAATGGATTGGATATATTCTAGCGACGTTCGTTTTTTAACTTCTTTAGGTCGTGTGGTCCTGGCTGAGGATCTTGAGGGTGTGCACATTATTTTTACAGCTGCAGCGCGAAAGCACCTGTTTTTTCTGTCTTTGATGCAAGAGAATTCTCGCATGTATCAATCACAAGCATTACTGATTCCTCTACGCCTTCAGGTGACTCCTGAGGAGGCTTTTTTCTTCTCTCATCACGGAAGAACGTTATGCGACTTAGGAATAGAAATATCACAGGTAGGACCTTGTGTTTTCTCTATTGAAAGTACCCCCACTGTCATTGGTGAAGAAGAGCTAAAAGAATGGTTATTGCTATTGGCAGCAAGGGGCTCTACTGATATAAACTCAGAGGCTTTAACAGCATTGATGAAAGAAACTTTGACGCAGGCAACGTTTTCTAAACATCAGCATGTTTTTGATGTTTCCTGGCTCAAATTGCTTTGGAGTGTAGGGAAACCTGAAAAAGGATTTGACGGTGCACGAATTCGTCGGTTAATTTTAGACTCTGATTTTATGGAAGGATAATCATATGTCACACGATCGTATTTTACGTGCTCAAAGAGCCCTCTCAGAACATAATCTTGATGCTATTCTTGTGGAAAAAAGCGAAGATCTTGCTTATTTCCTGCATGATGAAGCGATTGCAGGGATCTTATTGATAGGGCAGCAAGAAGTGATGTTCTTTGTCTACAGAATGGATAAGGACCTCTATTCTCATATCCAACGTGTGCCTTTGACTTTTCTCACTCAGGATGTTGTTGCAGACTTATCGCTCTACGTACAAAAACAGAGGTATCAGAAAATAGGATTTGATAGTGCCTCAACAGTGTATCACAAGTTTGCACAGAGGCAAGTACTTCCCTGTCTTTGGGAGCCTTTAGAGTGCTTCACAGAGAAAATTCGTAGTATAAAATCTGAAGAAGAAATTAGACGCATGCAAGAAGCTGCAGCTTTGGGATCCGCAGGATATGATTACGTATTGACGTTACTTCGAGAGGGAATCACAGAGAAAGAGGTCGTGAGACAGCTGCGAGCTTTCTGGGCTGAGGCAGGAGCCGAAGGACCTTCTTTTCCTCCCATTATTGCTTTTGGAGAGCATTCAGCGTTTCCACACTCGATCCCTACAGACCGTCCTTTAAAGAAAGGAGATATTGTTCTTATTGATATTGGAGTTCTTCTGAACGGGTATTGTTCTGATATGACCCGGATGACGGCATTGGGAACTCCGCATCCTAAGCTTTTGGAAAGCTATCCTGTGGTTGTGGAAGCTCAAAAGCGCGCCATGGCTCTTTGCAAAGAAGGAGTGCTTTGGGGAGACATTGATGCAGAAGCTGTGCGTGTACTGCGAGAGCATCACCTGGATACTTATTTTATCCATGGAATAGGACACGGGGTGGGGAGACATATTCATGAGTACCCTTGTTCTCCGCGGGGAAGTCAGGTGAAACTGGAATCTGGCATGACCATTACTGTGGAGCCAGGGGTCTATTTTCCTGGGATTGGTGGGATTCGCATCGAGGACACCCTATGTATAGATAAAAATAAAAATTTTAGTTTGACTGCACGTCCTGTAATCTCAGAGTTAGTTTGTTTATAAATTAAATTGGATTTAGTTTTTAAATTTAAATTGAATTTAATTTGTTTTTATAAATTGATTTTTTTTGTTTTTTAAGTTATCTTATAACTTTATTTTTAACCTGCCCCTCACTATGTACCAGCTTCTTTCGATAGGTTATAGTTTTGTGAGTTTCATCGCTCTGCTTTGGATGCTGTGTTATTCACCGAACTATGTAACAGATTTATATAGGATTTCTTTGAGTGCCGAGGAAAGCTTAGGGGGGATTCGAGCGTTTCCTCAGGCAGAGAGCCTCCTGGGCGGAGCCTGTGCTTTAAATTTTCCAGATCTAGAAGAGAGATTGCCTGATTTAAGGAAAGAGCTGCTTTTTCTGGGCAGTAACGATAGACCAGACGCTTGTGGTGGGAAGTTTTCGCTACAACTAGCCTCTTCAAAAGAGTGCTACATCGCGGCTCTTAAGGAGAGAGTCTATTTGAACGTCACCAACTCTTCTCGAGGCCCTGTGTATTCATTCAGCCCTAAAGGGGTACCCACAGAGTTGTGGATTGAGTGCTTTTCTGTGAGCGTGGATGGTAGAGTAGAAGTTAAGGTGCGCCTCCAAGGTTTACATAAGGAGTTAATTTCGAAGCCGCGAGATTGTGAAACCTTATTTTTAAACCCTCCAGCTAATAAACTAGATTGCTGGGAGATTGCGGGATTTAGAGTAGATGCAAGCTTTCCTGTAAAACAAAAGATACGTCGTATCGGTGTGGATAAGTTTCTCTTGATGCATGGGGGAGCTGAGTACGCGGATAAGGCGACAAAAGAACGTGTCGATTTTGTTTCCTCTGATGAGGAGAATTATAGTCGGTACCTTGCTGTTGGAGATGTTCTCCTTTGGGATGGCAACTGCTGGCAGACCTGCGGAGAGTTTCAAGGAGCGAGCTCGCGAGCGCCTCTTTTTGAGGTGAAGAGGATCGACGATAAGGTCATGATTGCGGATCTATGGAATGTCGGGGGTACGCAACGTCAGACGATAAGTCTTGTGAAAGGGGTGCCTTCTCCTATCGAAATTAACGAAGTGATACGTGAAATCGAGTTCACTGGGATGCGCTCATGGTCAAAGCCTATCGTTTTGGTAGGGGGACAAAGGCTGATTCTTTCTCCCGACGATTGGATACTAAGAACTGCTAAGGGTTGGGAGAAACTTTCAAGGGCAGACCAGATTCAAGATTACGTTACAGGAAAGGTAACAGGACCTCTTTTGGTCTTTGAAAAGTTAGAAAAGGATCTTCGAGGGTTTGTCTTGCGAGGGCATATGTTTAATGCACAGCGAACTCTCGTAGAGACAATCAGTTTACCGTTAAAACAAGGATTTGAGCCTGCTGTGGCTTCTCAAGAAGTGTCTTCAAACACACGTAGCGCAGCAGCACATCCAGGGGCGACCAATCGTGGGGGATCATAGATGGTTTTTTTCCGTAATTCTTTACTGCATTTAGTTGCCCTATCCGGAATGCTCTGTTGTTCTTCTGGAGTGGCTTTAACGATAGCCGAGAAGATGGCTTCTTTAGAGCACTCGGGGAGAGGAGCAGACGATTATGAGGGGATGGCTTCGTTTAATGCCAATATGAGGGAGTATAGCCTTCAGCTGAGCAAGTTGTATGAGGAAGCACGAAAGCTACGCGCTTCTGGAACTGAGGATGAAGCTCTGTGGAAGGACTTAATTCGACGGATTGGTGAGGTGCGAGGCTATCTTCGAGAGATCGAGGAGCTTTGGGCTGCAGAAATTCGTGAGAAAGGGGGCAATCTCGAGGACTACGCCCTCTGGAATCACCCAGAGACTACGATTTACAATCTTGTTACCGATTACGGAACCGAAGACTCTATTTATTTGATTCCTCAAGAAATCGGAGCGATTAAAATCGCAACCTTATCGAAATTTGTAGTTCCTAAAGAGTCTTTCGAAGACTGTCTCACTCAGATCCTATCTCGCTTAGGTATTGGCGTGCGTCAGGTCAATTCTTGGATTAAGGAACTTTATATGATGCGTAAGGAGGGCTGCAGTGTTGCTGGAGTTTTTTCCTCCAGAAAAGATTTAGAGGCGCTCCCAGAAACAGCCTATATTGGTTTTGTATTGAATTCGAACGTAGATGCGCATACCAATCAACATGTCTTAAAAAAGTTCATTAACCCTGAAACAACGCATGTAGATGTGATTGCAGGACGTGTGTGGATTTTTGGTTCTGCGGGGGAAGTCGGCGAGCTTCTGAAGATTTATAATTTTGTGCAGTCGGAGAGCATACGTCAAGAGTATCGGGTGATTCCCTTAACTAAGATCGATCCAGGGGAGATGATTTCCATTCTCAACGCAGCATTTCGTGAGGATCTGACTAAAGATGTTAGTGAAGAATCTTTAGGCCTTCGTGTAGTTCCTTTACAGTATCAAGGGCGTTCGTTGTTTTTAAGTGGAACCGCGGCGTTAGTGCAGCAAGCGCTGACTCTCATTCGAGAGCTTGAAGAAGGGATTGAGAACCCTACGGATAAAACAGTATTTTGGTATAACGTCAAGCACTCCGATCCCCAAGAGTTGGCGGCATTGCTTTCCCAAGTCCATGATGTCTTCTCTGGCGAGAATAAGGCGAGTGTCGGAGCTGCAGATGGATGTGGGTCGCAATTAAATGCCTCGATCCAAATTGATACTACAGTAAGTTCTTCTGCGAAAGATGGCTCAGTGAAGTACGGAAACTTCATCGCGGATTCTAAGACAGGAACTCTGATTATGGTGGTTGAGAAAGAAGTTCTTCCACGTATTCAGATGCTACTTAAGAAACTAGATGTCCCTAAAAAGATGGTCCGTATCGAGGTGCTGTTATTTGAAAGAAAATTGGCACATGAGCAGAAATCTGGGTTAAATCTTCTACGTCTTGGTGAGGAAGTTTGTAAAAAAGGGTGCAGTCCTTCTGTGTCTTGGGCCGGGGGTACTGGCATACTAGAATTTTTATTTAAAGGAAGTACGGGATCTTCGATAGTTCCTGGTTATGATCTCGCCTATCAATTTTTAATGGCTCAAGAGGACGTTCGGATTAATGCGAGTCCTTCTGTAGTTACTATGAACCAAACCCCAGCACGGATTGCTGTTGTTGATGAAATGTCAATAGCGGTGTCTTCAGATAAAGATAAAGCGCAATACAATCGTGCGCAGTACGGTATCATGATAAAAATGCTCCCCGTAATTAATGTGGGAGAGGAAGACGGAAAAAGTTACATTACTTTAGAGACAGACATCACCTTTGATACTACGGGAAAAAATCATGATGATCGTCCTGATGTTACAAGGCGTAATATTACTAATAAGGTGCGCATTGCTGACGGAGAGACTGTGATTATTGGAGGTTTGCGTTGCAAACAGATGTCAGATTCTCATGATGGCATTCCTTTCCTTGGAGACATTCCTGGTATAGGGAAGTTATTTGGAATGAGTTCCACATCAGACAGTCTCACGGAGATGTTTGTATTTATCACTCCGAAGATCCTAGAAAATCCTGTAGAGCAACAAGAACGTAAAGAAGAAGCTTTACTCTCTTCGCGCCCTGGAGAGAGAGAAGAATACTATCAGGCTTTAGCAGCTAGTGAGGCTGCAGCACGAGCAGCTCATAAAAAATTAGAGATGTTCCCGGCATCAGGAGTATCTTTATCTCAGGTAGAGAGGCAAGAATACGATGGCTGCTAGTATTTTATCTCAGGAGCTTTTGGATATCCTTCCTTATACTTTTTTAAAGAAACACTGTCTTCTCCCTATTGAAGAGAGTAGTGAGGCTATTACTATAGCCCATGCTACCGCGACTTCAGTCATTGCTCAAGATGAAGTCAAATTGTTAATAAAAAAGCCTGTGCGTTTCGTTCTAAAAGAGGAATCGGAGATTCTGCAGCGCTTACAGCAGCTCTACAGCAATCGGGAAGGTAATGTTTCCGATATGTTGTTAACAATGAAAGAGGAAGATGGCACTACGATTTCGGAAGAAGAAGATCTTCTGGAGACTACGGATACGATCCCAGTCGTACGCTTGTTGAACTGGATTCTGAAAGAAGCGATTGAAGAGCGCGCTTCGGACATTCATTTTGAGCCTTGTGAGGATTCTATGAGAATCCGCTACCGCATTGATGGTGTGCTTCACGATCGTCATTCCCCACCTTCCCACCTGCGTTCGGCATTAACCACTCGGCTTAAAGTCCTCGCAAAGATGGATATTGCGGAGCACCGTCTTCCTCAAGACGGGCGTATTAAGATCCATATTGGTGGTCAGGAAGTGGACATGCGTGTCAGCACGGTTCCCGTGATTTATGGCGAGCGTGTTGTTCTTCGTATTTTAGATAAGCGCAATGTCATTTTGGATATCGCGGGCTTGCATATGCCTAAGGGTACCGAAATACTCTTTAAAGATACCATAACAGCTCCTGAAGGGATCCTTCTGGTTACAGGACCTACAGGCAGTGGGAAAACTACGACCCTCTACAGTGTATTACAAGAGCTTAAGGGACCTTTAACAAATATCATGACGATCGAAGATCCTCCAGAGTATAAACTGCCTGGAATTGCTCAGATTGCTGTGAAGCCTAAAATTGGGCTGACTTTCGCACGAGGGTTACGGCATTTACTGCGTCAAGATCCCGATATCCTTATGGTCGGAGAAATCCGAGATCAGGAAACTGCAGAAATCGCAATACAAGCAGCATTGACTGGGCATTTGGTAGTGAGCACGCTCCATACGAATGACGCTATTTCTGCGATTCCCCGTCTTCTGGATATGGGGATAGAATCCTATTTGTTATCGGCAACGCTCGTTGGCGTGGTTGCCCAGAGGCTGGTGCGAACCATTTGTCCCTATTGTAAGGTCGCTTATACTCCTGAGAATCAGGAAAAATCTTTTCTAGCTTCTCTAGGGAAAGATACAGAAATGCCTTTATATCGGGGGCAAGGGTGCGTGCATTGTTTCCGTTCCGGATATAAAGGAAGACAGGGAATTTACGAATTTTTACGCCCGAATACACTATTTCGTTCAGAAGTAGCCTCAAACCGCCCCTATCATATTTTACGAGAAACTGCAGAACAAAACGGATTCTTACCGATCTTAGAGCACGGCATCGCTCTTGCTGTATCTGGTGAGACTACCTTAGCAGAAGTCTTAAGAGTTACCAAGCGCTGTGATTAGGGAGGGCGGATGCCTCGATATCGGTATACATATTTAGATCCCAAAGAGCGAAGGAAACGAGGATATTTGGAAGCCCTTCATATACAAGAAGCTAGAGAAAAGCTCGCCCAGGAAAATATCCAAGTTTTGGATATTCGTGAGGTCGCCTTACGAAGAATGAGCATTAAAAGTACCGAGCTCATCGTGTTTACAAAACAGCTCCTCCTCCTCCTACGCTCTGGACTGCCGCTATATGAAAGCTTGGTATCTCTCCGAGATCAGTATCATGAGCAGAAAATGGGACTTTTGCTCACATCGTTTATGGAAACTCTAAGATCGGGTGGGTCTTTATCTCAAGCTATGGCAGCACATCCGAATATCTTTGATCACTTTTATTGTAGTGGTGTCGCTGCTGGAGAAAGTGTGGGGAATCTCGAAGGGTGTCTGCAAAATATTATTGTTGTTCTGGAAGAGCGTGCGCAGATTACCAAGAAGATGGTCGGCGCATTAAGTTATCCTTGTGTGTTGTTAGTATTTTCTTTTGCCGTGATGCTTTTCTTTTTGTTAGGAGTGATCCCTTCATTAAAAGAGACCTTTGAAAATATGGAAGTCAAAGGACTAACAAAAATTGTTTTTGGAGTTAGCGACTGTCTCTCCGCATACCGGTATCTATTTTTAGGATTTGCGAGTGCTTTGATTACCGTTGGAATTTTGATGCGCCATCGCATTCCCTGGAAAAAGATCCTAGAGAAGCTCTTATTTGCTTTGCCAGGAACCAAGAAGTTTGTTGTTAAGGTAGCGGTGAATCGGTTTTGTTCCGTGGCATCGGCAATCTTGAAGGGAGGGGGGACCCTAATCGAAGGTCTCGACTTGGGGTGTGACGCAATTCCCTATGACAGACTGAAGACCGATATGAGAGATATTGTTCAGGCTGTAATCGGTGGGGGATCTTTAAGTCAGGAGCTTGCTCAGCGCTCTTGGGTTCCCAAGCTCGCTATAGGGATGATTGCTTTGGGAGAAGAGTCGGGGGATCTTGCCGACGTTTTAGGATATGTAGCCCACATTTATAATGAGGATACACAAAAAACGTTGGCTTCGATAACGTCGTGGTGTCAACCCGTGATTCTGATTTTTCTTGGTGGCCTGATCGGTGTGATCATGTTGGCAATATTGATCCCACTCACAAGCAATATCCAAACATTATAAAGTGTGTACTCAGAGGAGTCGGTATGAAAAGACAAAAGAGAAAGCAGTCCATCACATTGATTGAGATGATGGTTGTAATCACCCTCATAGGGATTATTGGTGGTGCTTTAGCATTCAATATGCGAGGCAGTATCCATAAAGGTAAGGTATTTCAATCTGAGCAAAATTGTGCGAAAGTATACGACATCTTGATGATGGAGTATGCCACGGGGGGATCTTCGTTAAAGGAAATCATTGCTCATAAGGAGACAGTTGTCGAAGAGGCTTCTTGGTGTAAAGAGGGTAGGAAATTACTTAAAGACGCTTGGGGAGAAGATCTGATTGTGCAACTTAATGATAAGGGTGATGATTTAGTCATCTTCTCTAAGCGTGTACAAAGTTCAAATAAGAAGTAACTCTTGAGTAACATCATGGGGTCTCGACGTAAACTTAAACGTAGCTTTTTA encodes:
- a CDS encoding secretin N-terminal domain-containing protein — translated: MVFFRNSLLHLVALSGMLCCSSGVALTIAEKMASLEHSGRGADDYEGMASFNANMREYSLQLSKLYEEARKLRASGTEDEALWKDLIRRIGEVRGYLREIEELWAAEIREKGGNLEDYALWNHPETTIYNLVTDYGTEDSIYLIPQEIGAIKIATLSKFVVPKESFEDCLTQILSRLGIGVRQVNSWIKELYMMRKEGCSVAGVFSSRKDLEALPETAYIGFVLNSNVDAHTNQHVLKKFINPETTHVDVIAGRVWIFGSAGEVGELLKIYNFVQSESIRQEYRVIPLTKIDPGEMISILNAAFREDLTKDVSEESLGLRVVPLQYQGRSLFLSGTAALVQQALTLIRELEEGIENPTDKTVFWYNVKHSDPQELAALLSQVHDVFSGENKASVGAADGCGSQLNASIQIDTTVSSSAKDGSVKYGNFIADSKTGTLIMVVEKEVLPRIQMLLKKLDVPKKMVRIEVLLFERKLAHEQKSGLNLLRLGEEVCKKGCSPSVSWAGGTGILEFLFKGSTGSSIVPGYDLAYQFLMAQEDVRINASPSVVTMNQTPARIAVVDEMSIAVSSDKDKAQYNRAQYGIMIKMLPVINVGEEDGKSYITLETDITFDTTGKNHDDRPDVTRRNITNKVRIADGETVIIGGLRCKQMSDSHDGIPFLGDIPGIGKLFGMSSTSDSLTEMFVFITPKILENPVEQQERKEEALLSSRPGEREEYYQALAASEAAARAAHKKLEMFPASGVSLSQVERQEYDGC
- a CDS encoding type II secretion system protein; translated protein: MKRQKRKQSITLIEMMVVITLIGIIGGALAFNMRGSIHKGKVFQSEQNCAKVYDILMMEYATGGSSLKEIIAHKETVVEEASWCKEGRKLLKDAWGEDLIVQLNDKGDDLVIFSKRVQSSNKK
- a CDS encoding GspE/PulE family protein, translating into MAASILSQELLDILPYTFLKKHCLLPIEESSEAITIAHATATSVIAQDEVKLLIKKPVRFVLKEESEILQRLQQLYSNREGNVSDMLLTMKEEDGTTISEEEDLLETTDTIPVVRLLNWILKEAIEERASDIHFEPCEDSMRIRYRIDGVLHDRHSPPSHLRSALTTRLKVLAKMDIAEHRLPQDGRIKIHIGGQEVDMRVSTVPVIYGERVVLRILDKRNVILDIAGLHMPKGTEILFKDTITAPEGILLVTGPTGSGKTTTLYSVLQELKGPLTNIMTIEDPPEYKLPGIAQIAVKPKIGLTFARGLRHLLRQDPDILMVGEIRDQETAEIAIQAALTGHLVVSTLHTNDAISAIPRLLDMGIESYLLSATLVGVVAQRLVRTICPYCKVAYTPENQEKSFLASLGKDTEMPLYRGQGCVHCFRSGYKGRQGIYEFLRPNTLFRSEVASNRPYHILRETAEQNGFLPILEHGIALAVSGETTLAEVLRVTKRCD
- a CDS encoding type II secretion system F family protein produces the protein MPRYRYTYLDPKERRKRGYLEALHIQEAREKLAQENIQVLDIREVALRRMSIKSTELIVFTKQLLLLLRSGLPLYESLVSLRDQYHEQKMGLLLTSFMETLRSGGSLSQAMAAHPNIFDHFYCSGVAAGESVGNLEGCLQNIIVVLEERAQITKKMVGALSYPCVLLVFSFAVMLFFLLGVIPSLKETFENMEVKGLTKIVFGVSDCLSAYRYLFLGFASALITVGILMRHRIPWKKILEKLLFALPGTKKFVVKVAVNRFCSVASAILKGGGTLIEGLDLGCDAIPYDRLKTDMRDIVQAVIGGGSLSQELAQRSWVPKLAIGMIALGEESGDLADVLGYVAHIYNEDTQKTLASITSWCQPVILIFLGGLIGVIMLAILIPLTSNIQTL